The Bdellovibrio bacteriovorus W nucleotide sequence TGTGCAAGTGGATTGTAAAAACCAAGGATATCGATGAATTTTCCAGTCACATATCTACGTGAATCCGCAACAGTGATGCGGTATTTAGGGTCATGCTTAGCGCCCATACGAGCCATACGAATTACAACTGCCATTTATAAACCTCTATGTATCAAATAAAACAGTAAGACCAAGTGTGTACTTTGTTAACGAATAAATATCAAGAATTAAAATGGAAACTTCATGCCCCCTCGACCCATTCCCATTTTCATCATTCCGCTCATCATCTTTTTAGCGTCCTCAAACTGCTTTATTAGCTTGTTCACGTCTTGAACTTGAGTTCCGCTACCGTTCGCAATTCTCATGCGTCGCGACGCATTAAGAATCTTGTGATTTTGACGTTCTTGAGGGGTCATCGAGCGAATGATCGCCTCAATTTTTTTAATTTCCGCATCCGGAGGAGTCATATTTTTTAGCTGTTTTGAAAGCTCGCCCATACCAGGTAAAAACTTCAAAACGCTTTCAAAACCACCCATTTTTTTGAGCTGTTGAATCTGGCCCAAAAAGTCCTCAAGGGTGAATTCATTTTTCATCATTTTCTTAGCTGATTCACGAGCTGATTTTTCATCAATCACCTCTTGAGCTTTTTCAACAAGACTTAAAACGTCCCCCATATCCAAGATACGTCCTGCAAGGCGGTCTGGATGGAAGACTTCAAGGGCAGAAACTTTCTCACCCATACCAAGGAACTTAATTGGAATTCCTGTGACTTCACGAATCGACAGAGCCGCACCACCGCGCGCATCCCCGTCCACCTTCGTAAGGATCAAACCTGTCAACGTCAGGCGCTTATGGAAGCCCTCAGCGACGTTGACTGACTGCTGACCAAGCATCGCATCTGCGACCAAGAGAATCTCTTGTGGCGTCCAAATTTCACGCAAACGACTTAGCTCAGACATCAACTCATCATCGACTTGAAGTCGACCTGCTGTATCCACAAGAACCACGTCGACCATGTTATCCTTGGCCCATTGCTTGGACTTCTCAAGGATCTCTTCTGGCTTCATTCCTAACTCGGTTGGGAATGTCGGGATGTTGTTTTGCTTGCCAAGCACCTGTAATTGGTCAATGGCCGCTGGACGATAGATATCCGCAGGCACAAGTCCTGGCTTCTTCCCTAGTTTTTGACGAATATAAAGAGCTAACTTAGCAGCGGAAGTAGTTTTTCCCGCCCCTTGCAAACCCACTAGGAAGATAACACTTGGGTTTTCACGCACGTTGATATCAACGGCTCCACCACCTAAAACGTTCACAAGTTCTTCGTGAACGATTTTTACAAACATTTGCCCTGGATTGACGTTCTGAAGAACTTCCGCGCCAATAGCTTTTGCTTTTACTTTATCAATGAAAGTTTTAACGACTTTGAAGTTAACGTCGGCCTCTAAAAGACTCAGACGGATTTCTTTAAGAACCTCTTCAATGTTCGCTTCGGTGATTTTGCTTTGCCCGCGAAC carries:
- a CDS encoding 30S ribosomal protein S16 (COG0228 Ribosomal protein S16), with the translated sequence MAVVIRMARMGAKHDPKYRITVADSRRYVTGKFIDILGFYNPLAQGNEKKVELDLAKVEEWIKKGAQPSDRVKHVIKLAQAK
- a CDS encoding signal recognition particle protein (COG0541 Signal recognition particle GTPase) produces the protein MFENLSDKIMASLKKVRGQSKITEANIEEVLKEIRLSLLEADVNFKVVKTFIDKVKAKAIGAEVLQNVNPGQMFVKIVHEELVNVLGGGAVDINVRENPSVIFLVGLQGAGKTTSAAKLALYIRQKLGKKPGLVPADIYRPAAIDQLQVLGKQNNIPTFPTELGMKPEEILEKSKQWAKDNMVDVVLVDTAGRLQVDDELMSELSRLREIWTPQEILLVADAMLGQQSVNVAEGFHKRLTLTGLILTKVDGDARGGAALSIREVTGIPIKFLGMGEKVSALEVFHPDRLAGRILDMGDVLSLVEKAQEVIDEKSARESAKKMMKNEFTLEDFLGQIQQLKKMGGFESVLKFLPGMGELSKQLKNMTPPDAEIKKIEAIIRSMTPQERQNHKILNASRRMRIANGSGTQVQDVNKLIKQFEDAKKMMSGMMKMGMGRGGMKFPF